From Acinetobacter suaedae, one genomic window encodes:
- a CDS encoding cytochrome ubiquinol oxidase subunit I, with translation MISESVVDLSRFQFAMTAMYHFIFVPLTLGLAFILAIMETTYVISGKEIYKDMTKFWGKLFGINFALGVTTGLTMEFQFGTNWAYYSHYVGDIFGAPLAIEGLMAFFLESTFIGLFFFGWDRLSKFQHLGVTWLVAIGSNMSALWILIANGWMQNPVGAAFNYETMRMELVDFAALIFNPVAQVKFVHTVSAGYVTGAIFVLAISSYYLLKKQDLPFARRSFAIAAIFGLASTLSVILLGDESGYELGDVQKTKLAAIEAEWHTEPAPAAFTLFGIPNQEKMRTDYAIKIPYVMGIIATRSTDKEVTGIHDLMKQHEVRIRNGMVAYSELEKLRAGDRSPELLASFEQNQKDLGYGLLLKKYTPNVVDATEAHIQAATKDTIPNVAALFFSFRAMVASGFLMLLLFILATWAVAKRNAEDKPWLLKFALFSLPLPWIAAQTGWYVAEGGRQPWSIGEILPTHLSASSISAGDVWGSIIALAAFYTVLLIIEMYLMIKFARLGPSSLHTGKYHFEKLEAKSVEAQP, from the coding sequence ATGATTTCTGAAAGCGTGGTCGATCTTTCGCGGTTCCAATTTGCAATGACTGCGATGTATCACTTCATTTTTGTCCCTTTAACTTTAGGTCTTGCTTTTATCCTTGCCATTATGGAAACCACCTATGTGATTTCCGGAAAGGAAATTTATAAAGATATGACCAAGTTTTGGGGAAAACTTTTTGGGATTAATTTTGCTTTAGGTGTCACCACTGGACTAACGATGGAATTCCAGTTTGGAACGAACTGGGCATATTACTCTCACTATGTCGGGGATATTTTCGGAGCACCGCTGGCAATTGAAGGCTTAATGGCTTTCTTCTTAGAATCTACCTTTATTGGATTATTCTTTTTTGGCTGGGATCGCCTCTCAAAATTTCAGCATTTAGGAGTAACTTGGTTAGTCGCAATCGGTTCTAATATGTCTGCATTATGGATCCTGATCGCAAATGGTTGGATGCAAAACCCAGTCGGCGCTGCATTTAATTATGAAACTATGCGTATGGAGCTCGTAGACTTTGCAGCCTTGATTTTCAACCCAGTCGCTCAGGTTAAATTTGTACATACTGTATCTGCTGGTTATGTGACTGGCGCCATCTTTGTTTTAGCGATCTCTAGCTATTACTTATTGAAAAAACAGGATTTACCTTTTGCACGTCGTTCTTTCGCTATTGCAGCTATCTTTGGTTTAGCATCTACTTTATCTGTCATTTTACTCGGTGATGAATCAGGTTATGAACTCGGTGATGTTCAGAAAACTAAACTTGCGGCTATTGAAGCTGAATGGCATACAGAACCAGCACCTGCTGCATTCACCTTATTTGGTATTCCAAACCAAGAAAAAATGCGGACTGACTATGCCATTAAAATCCCTTATGTCATGGGCATTATTGCTACACGTTCCACTGACAAAGAAGTAACGGGTATTCATGATCTCATGAAACAACATGAGGTACGTATTCGTAACGGTATGGTGGCATATAGCGAATTAGAAAAACTACGTGCGGGTGATCGCTCACCAGAGTTACTTGCATCATTTGAGCAAAATCAGAAAGACCTTGGTTATGGCCTTTTATTAAAGAAATATACGCCAAATGTTGTTGATGCAACTGAAGCTCACATTCAGGCAGCGACCAAAGATACCATTCCAAATGTTGCAGCTTTGTTCTTTTCATTCCGTGCTATGGTTGCTTCTGGCTTTTTGATGCTTCTACTCTTCATCTTGGCAACTTGGGCAGTGGCTAAACGCAATGCTGAAGATAAACCATGGTTACTCAAATTTGCATTATTCTCTCTCCCACTACCATGGATTGCGGCTCAAACAGGTTGGTATGTTGCTGAAGGTGGTCGTCAACCGTGGTCAATTGGTGAAATTTTGCCAACACACTTGTCTGCATCTAGTATCAGCGCAGGTGATGTATGGGGGTCGATTATCGCTCTCGCTGCTTTCTATACAGTTCTTCTCATCATCGAAATGTATTTGATGATCAAGTTTGCACGTCTAGGTCCAAGTTCTTTACACACTGGTAAGTATCACTTTGAAAAACTTGAAGCAAAATCAGTGGAGGCTCAACCATGA
- a CDS encoding adenosine kinase, producing the protein MVTVDLFAIGNALIDQEFKVSNEFLTEHTLQKGTMQLADGETQSALYQKLQDTQTYKGQASGGSAANTTVAFSALGGSAFYGCRVGNDELGSIYLNGLNEAGIKTTAKSISEGITGTCMVLISPDSERTMQTYLGITAELSDEQIDFEPLKTAKWLYIEGYLSTSETAREAVKQARQIAREHGVKIALSLSDPAMVQYARTGLEELLGDGVDLLFCNEQEALMFSETDNLNDAIEVLKIKNQHIVITQGANGAMIIDPAQQFHVAGRHVEAVDANGAGDAFSGAFLYAINAGLSLEAAAQLSILISSEVVAQFGPRLSVDHYAKLFEQFKTTQQECA; encoded by the coding sequence ATGGTAACTGTTGATCTTTTTGCAATTGGGAATGCACTCATAGACCAAGAATTTAAAGTCTCAAATGAGTTCTTGACAGAACATACTTTGCAAAAAGGCACAATGCAGTTAGCTGATGGTGAGACTCAATCTGCCTTATATCAAAAACTACAAGATACGCAAACTTATAAAGGACAAGCAAGTGGTGGTTCAGCTGCAAATACAACCGTTGCCTTTAGCGCATTAGGTGGCAGTGCATTTTATGGTTGTCGCGTTGGGAACGATGAGCTTGGCTCAATTTACTTAAATGGCTTAAACGAAGCTGGCATTAAAACCACTGCAAAATCAATTAGTGAAGGTATCACTGGTACATGCATGGTACTCATCAGTCCAGATTCTGAGCGTACCATGCAAACCTATTTAGGTATCACAGCTGAACTATCAGATGAACAAATTGATTTTGAACCATTGAAAACTGCTAAATGGCTTTATATTGAAGGTTATCTATCAACCAGTGAAACAGCACGAGAAGCCGTAAAACAAGCGCGCCAAATCGCTAGAGAACATGGTGTTAAGATCGCTCTTTCTCTTTCAGATCCAGCAATGGTGCAATATGCTCGTACTGGGCTTGAAGAACTATTGGGTGATGGCGTTGATTTATTGTTTTGCAACGAACAAGAAGCGTTGATGTTTAGCGAGACTGATAATCTCAACGATGCTATTGAAGTTTTAAAAATCAAAAATCAACATATTGTGATTACTCAAGGTGCAAATGGTGCAATGATCATTGATCCAGCACAACAATTCCATGTTGCTGGTCGACATGTTGAAGCAGTAGATGCTAACGGCGCTGGTGATGCTTTTTCTGGGGCGTTCTTGTATGCAATCAATGCAGGGCTGAGCCTAGAAGCGGCTGCACAACTTTCAATTTTGATATCAAGCGAAGTTGTTGCCCAATTTGGCCCACGTTTATCAGTCGATCATTACGCTAAACTTTTTGAGCAGTTTAAAACCACACAACAGGAATGTGCTTAA
- a CDS encoding Rieske (2Fe-2S) protein, which yields MTEEVPERESRAFDTMKGTTIFITQKDGGFYAYQNVCPHLQTELEYLENQFLDQDREYIQCSTHGALFSVETGECISGPCLGDFLEKVNLEVHSDGGIYIVD from the coding sequence ATGACTGAAGAAGTCCCTGAACGTGAATCGCGTGCGTTTGACACAATGAAAGGGACAACTATTTTTATTACTCAAAAGGATGGTGGTTTTTACGCTTATCAAAACGTATGCCCACATTTGCAAACCGAACTAGAGTATTTAGAAAATCAGTTCTTAGATCAAGATCGTGAATACATACAATGTTCTACTCATGGTGCACTATTCTCAGTTGAAACTGGTGAATGTATTTCTGGACCATGTCTTGGTGACTTCCTTGAAAAAGTTAATTTGGAAGTCCACTCTGATGGTGGTATTTATATTGTTGATTAA
- a CDS encoding nitroreductase family protein, with translation MSNFLNSIKARRTIYAIGKNVSVDQATIEETIREAVKQSPSSFNSQTSRVVTLYGASHTNFWNIVRETLRKIVPAEAFESTNAKIDSFAAGFGTALFYEDQDVVKGLQEQFALYADNFPVWSEHSSAIAQFATWTALAEMGIGASLQHYNPIIDEEVAETFAIPANWKLRAQLVFGSIEAPAGEKTYMDDAARFKTFN, from the coding sequence ATGAGTAACTTTTTAAATAGCATCAAAGCACGCCGTACAATCTATGCCATTGGTAAAAATGTTTCTGTTGATCAAGCAACAATTGAAGAAACCATTCGTGAGGCTGTAAAGCAAAGCCCATCATCTTTTAACTCACAAACCTCGCGTGTTGTGACTTTATATGGTGCGTCACATACAAATTTCTGGAATATTGTGCGTGAAACATTACGTAAAATCGTACCAGCTGAAGCATTTGAAAGCACCAATGCAAAAATTGATAGTTTTGCTGCTGGCTTTGGTACAGCACTATTTTATGAAGATCAAGATGTTGTAAAAGGTTTACAAGAACAATTTGCATTGTATGCAGATAACTTCCCAGTATGGTCAGAGCATTCAAGTGCCATTGCACAATTTGCGACCTGGACTGCGTTAGCTGAAATGGGTATCGGTGCTTCATTGCAGCATTACAACCCAATCATTGACGAAGAAGTTGCAGAAACTTTTGCTATTCCAGCAAACTGGAAATTGCGTGCTCAGCTTGTATTTGGTTCAATTGAAGCACCAGCAGGTGAAAAGACCTATATGGATGATGCAGCACGCTTTAAAACTTTTAACTAA
- a CDS encoding YccT family protein produces MSLRVGIAALGLLFSGSVFSAVTITAPEEIVIVAVNGQEVNSGLLPSSKNNYQVDAGDLTLNVRYREYFEHLSGEHDIVRSGVVTIQAPNLKDNQSYRLGLVNAPKDFEAAKKYAEQPTVALYDQNKKLIVQQTGANNEAKPWFTGNGLLSRTLDLTQKNKNNTANQPAAVYAGAKPTIEPVAPILTTSSTANRTTTDQQLIELWQKASKAERQKFMTWLAGQSN; encoded by the coding sequence ATGTCTTTAAGAGTTGGTATTGCTGCTTTAGGGTTGTTATTTAGTGGTTCCGTTTTTTCAGCGGTTACAATCACCGCGCCTGAAGAAATTGTTATTGTTGCGGTAAATGGTCAAGAAGTAAATTCTGGTTTATTACCTTCAAGTAAAAATAACTATCAAGTTGATGCCGGTGACTTAACTCTTAATGTTCGATATCGCGAGTATTTTGAGCATTTAAGTGGTGAGCATGACATCGTGAGATCGGGTGTTGTAACTATTCAAGCTCCAAATTTAAAAGATAACCAAAGCTATCGCTTGGGTTTGGTCAATGCTCCAAAAGACTTTGAAGCTGCAAAAAAATATGCCGAACAGCCTACAGTTGCACTTTATGATCAAAATAAGAAATTGATCGTACAACAAACTGGTGCTAATAATGAGGCAAAACCTTGGTTCACTGGTAATGGCTTGTTAAGCCGTACACTTGATCTAACTCAAAAGAATAAAAATAATACCGCTAATCAGCCAGCAGCTGTATACGCAGGTGCAAAGCCAACAATAGAGCCTGTCGCACCAATTTTAACAACATCCAGTACGGCTAATAGAACAACCACTGATCAGCAATTGATTGAGTTGTGGCAAAAAGCTTCTAAAGCAGAGCGTCAAAAATTTATGACATGGTTAGCTGGTCAAAGTAACTAA
- a CDS encoding cyd operon YbgE family protein: MAKAMATPKNSKAHIFAMTISFLLALPLAAILLVHPALMLDANGHYNHSLLMLVMIGISGGFIHGVGFIPKFWLWKWLFSPYVAWPLMILGYYIWVGN, encoded by the coding sequence ATGGCAAAAGCAATGGCAACACCGAAAAATAGTAAAGCGCATATATTTGCAATGACCATTTCGTTTCTGTTGGCATTGCCACTCGCAGCTATTTTATTAGTACATCCTGCATTAATGTTAGATGCTAACGGGCATTACAATCATAGTCTACTGATGTTAGTGATGATTGGAATTTCTGGTGGCTTTATTCATGGTGTAGGATTTATTCCCAAGTTTTGGTTATGGAAATGGTTATTCAGTCCATATGTTGCATGGCCACTCATGATTTTAGGCTATTATATTTGGGTCGGTAATTAA
- a CDS encoding OB-fold-containig protein gives MTEFFLNYYLMPFHMSVVALIALSIAETIGILIGLRPSYLVKKLTPEWILNSPLLDVKFSKYLIVVFLLINFSFAGYFLELSFFAIQHYFISPYYLFIPALIIDIFFTVFMIHCLDQVIKPKVTHTHANLIGRLATVSTGNARPGFSAQARVRDEFGQLYYVQVEPEYGELELQSQVLLISQRSNAHYLAKKISTSNKLFTAD, from the coding sequence ATGACTGAGTTTTTTCTAAACTATTATTTGATGCCCTTTCACATGAGTGTAGTTGCTCTGATTGCGCTCAGCATAGCAGAAACTATTGGTATTTTGATTGGATTACGTCCAAGCTATTTAGTGAAAAAACTGACTCCTGAATGGATTCTAAACTCACCTCTCTTAGACGTTAAATTTTCAAAATATCTCATCGTTGTTTTCTTACTGATTAACTTTAGTTTTGCAGGCTATTTTTTAGAACTCTCTTTTTTTGCAATTCAACATTATTTTATCTCCCCTTATTATTTATTTATTCCAGCATTAATTATCGACATATTTTTTACGGTTTTTATGATTCACTGCCTAGATCAAGTCATTAAACCTAAAGTCACTCACACCCATGCCAATCTTATCGGTCGCTTAGCAACAGTCTCCACAGGCAATGCACGCCCGGGTTTTTCCGCTCAAGCTCGTGTTCGTGATGAATTTGGGCAGCTGTATTATGTACAAGTTGAACCAGAGTATGGTGAGTTAGAGCTACAATCCCAAGTGTTATTAATAAGTCAAAGATCAAATGCACACTATCTTGCAAAAAAAATATCCACTTCAAATAAGCTCTTTACAGCGGATTAA
- the ftsY gene encoding signal recognition particle-docking protein FtsY has protein sequence MQQQSNMQNKFLIDADIGDDDVTLPSLPAVDVPIIEPVAKTVENTPPVIAEEVVPAAEGEKSTGFFGRMKDGLTKTRRSFTDGMVNILIGGKEIDDELLEEVEEQLLVADIGVDATKTIIANLTERTARGDLIYSHALYKALQEELVALLAPRVKPLHIDPNKSPYVILMVGVNGVGKTTTIGKLAKRLQGEGKKVMLAAGDTFRAAATEQLQIWGERNDIPVVAQGHGADSASVIFDAFESARAKGIDVLIADTAGRLQNKANLMEELKKVKRVMQKIDATAPHEIMLIVDAGTGQNAINQVQLFDEAVGLTGITITKLDGTAKGGVLFNIASRTHVPIRYIGVGEKIDDLRPFSAKSFVAALFETDK, from the coding sequence ATGCAACAGCAATCGAATATGCAAAATAAATTCTTGATAGATGCTGACATCGGTGATGATGATGTTACATTGCCGAGTTTACCTGCTGTCGATGTTCCCATTATCGAACCTGTTGCAAAAACTGTTGAAAATACGCCACCAGTCATAGCTGAAGAAGTTGTACCTGCAGCTGAAGGAGAGAAATCAACAGGTTTCTTTGGTCGTATGAAAGATGGTTTAACCAAAACACGTCGTAGTTTTACTGACGGTATGGTAAACATTTTGATTGGCGGTAAAGAAATTGATGATGAATTATTAGAAGAAGTTGAAGAGCAATTATTGGTTGCTGATATTGGTGTTGATGCAACTAAAACGATTATTGCAAACTTGACAGAACGAACAGCGCGTGGTGATTTGATTTATTCACACGCATTGTATAAAGCTTTGCAAGAAGAATTAGTTGCATTGCTTGCTCCGCGAGTTAAACCCTTACATATTGACCCAAATAAATCCCCTTATGTAATTCTTATGGTCGGTGTAAATGGTGTGGGTAAAACGACAACCATTGGTAAACTTGCAAAACGCTTACAGGGTGAAGGTAAGAAAGTGATGTTGGCTGCGGGTGATACTTTCCGTGCGGCTGCCACAGAGCAATTACAAATTTGGGGAGAGCGTAATGACATCCCTGTTGTTGCTCAAGGTCATGGGGCTGATAGTGCCTCAGTGATTTTTGATGCTTTTGAAAGTGCTCGTGCTAAAGGGATTGATGTCTTGATTGCAGATACGGCTGGCCGTTTGCAAAATAAAGCAAATCTTATGGAAGAGCTTAAAAAAGTAAAACGCGTAATGCAGAAGATTGATGCAACTGCACCACATGAGATTATGTTGATTGTTGATGCGGGTACAGGTCAAAATGCGATTAACCAAGTGCAATTGTTCGATGAAGCAGTTGGATTAACGGGCATTACAATTACCAAATTAGATGGTACAGCAAAAGGTGGCGTGCTTTTCAATATTGCAAGCCGTACTCATGTCCCGATCCGTTATATTGGTGTGGGCGAGAAGATTGACGACTTACGTCCATTTTCAGCTAAGTCATTTGTAGCAGCTTTGTTTGAAACAGATAAGTAA
- the cydP gene encoding cytochrome oxidase putative small subunit CydP encodes MNTSSQNSNRRLIREITVILIIKVILLMVIKHVWFDAPTIPKDFNNQVAERIAGNLSNTQETR; translated from the coding sequence ATGAACACAAGTTCTCAAAACTCAAATCGGCGATTAATTCGAGAAATCACGGTTATCCTTATTATTAAAGTAATCCTTCTCATGGTAATTAAACACGTCTGGTTTGATGCACCAACAATTCCAAAAGATTTTAACAATCAAGTTGCCGAGCGTATTGCTGGTAACTTATCCAACACTCAGGAGACACGTTGA
- the cydX gene encoding cytochrome bd-I oxidase subunit CydX produces the protein MWYFAWILGILMACFAGVLSALYIEHHQNLDEES, from the coding sequence ATGTGGTACTTTGCATGGATCCTAGGCATTTTGATGGCATGTTTTGCGGGTGTACTCAGTGCACTATATATCGAACATCATCAAAATCTAGATGAGGAATCCTAA
- the cydB gene encoding cytochrome d ubiquinol oxidase subunit II, which yields MIEYELLKIIWWVLVGVLLIGFALTDGFDMGAMALMPFVGKTDNERRAAINTIAPHWDGNQVWFITAGGALFAAWPMVYAVAFSGMYWALLLVLFALFLRPVGFDYRSKLENTQWRTSWDWGLCLGGAVPALVFGVAFGNLFLGVPFGLDETLRSQYTGSFFALLNPFALVCGIVSLSMLCAHGGSWLMLRTDGDLFHRSAKATQLMAAIFLACFLVAGAWLYFGSIEGYSYATAIDTNAALNPLAKEVVTNANHGWMNNYSTYPITIAAPVAAILGAILALISAGKQKAAITFTGTSLMIVGAILTAGFALFPFLLPSNIDPTSSLTMWDAVSSHKTLGVMTVAACIFVPLILIYTSWSYYKMWGVITNKHIEENSHSLY from the coding sequence ATGATCGAATATGAATTACTCAAAATTATTTGGTGGGTATTGGTTGGTGTATTGCTTATCGGCTTTGCACTCACCGATGGCTTCGACATGGGGGCAATGGCCCTGATGCCATTTGTCGGTAAAACAGACAATGAACGACGTGCTGCAATCAATACTATTGCACCTCACTGGGATGGTAACCAAGTTTGGTTTATTACCGCCGGTGGTGCGTTATTTGCAGCATGGCCAATGGTTTATGCAGTTGCCTTTTCAGGTATGTATTGGGCATTACTACTGGTCCTGTTTGCACTATTTCTACGACCCGTTGGCTTTGACTATCGGTCTAAATTAGAAAACACACAATGGCGTACGTCATGGGATTGGGGGTTATGTTTAGGTGGTGCTGTTCCTGCTTTAGTCTTCGGTGTGGCTTTTGGTAATTTGTTCTTAGGTGTTCCATTTGGTTTAGACGAAACTCTACGTTCCCAATATACGGGTAGCTTCTTTGCTCTCTTAAATCCGTTTGCATTAGTTTGCGGTATTGTGAGCTTATCCATGCTTTGCGCTCATGGTGGTTCATGGTTGATGTTACGTACAGATGGAGATTTATTTCATCGTTCTGCCAAAGCAACACAACTGATGGCCGCTATTTTTCTTGCCTGCTTCCTTGTAGCAGGTGCATGGTTATACTTCGGCAGTATTGAGGGTTATAGCTATGCCACTGCTATCGACACCAATGCCGCACTCAACCCTCTTGCAAAAGAAGTTGTGACGAATGCAAACCATGGCTGGATGAATAATTACTCAACCTACCCAATCACGATTGCCGCACCTGTTGCAGCCATTTTAGGTGCAATACTTGCACTGATCAGTGCAGGCAAACAAAAAGCCGCTATTACCTTTACAGGCACAAGCTTAATGATCGTAGGTGCGATTCTTACAGCTGGATTTGCACTATTCCCATTCCTGTTACCATCCAATATTGATCCAACCTCTAGTTTAACAATGTGGGATGCTGTATCTAGCCATAAAACGCTCGGAGTGATGACGGTTGCTGCTTGTATTTTTGTTCCACTCATTTTGATCTACACCTCTTGGTCTTATTACAAAATGTGGGGCGTTATTACCAACAAACACATTGAAGAAAATTCACATAGTTTGTACTGA
- a CDS encoding SEL1-like repeat protein, which produces MIQHFTQHELEHVYANAVNTIQSQKNFQDAVKDLEQVAQAGHGKAALFLAELYYQGFRVERDSLKAQYWQKMATLQA; this is translated from the coding sequence ATGATTCAACATTTTACACAACATGAACTAGAGCATGTGTATGCAAATGCGGTAAATACAATTCAATCGCAAAAAAACTTTCAAGACGCTGTAAAAGATCTTGAACAAGTTGCACAAGCAGGTCACGGTAAAGCAGCTTTATTTCTAGCAGAATTGTACTATCAAGGTTTTCGAGTAGAGCGAGACTCTTTGAAAGCCCAATACTGGCAAAAGATGGCAACCCTACAAGCATAA